TCTATCCTTCATTGTTTATAGGTAATGTCACAAAGTTCCCTCGAATTCGTGTTTGGGATCCATATAAACGCCTTGGTGTAAGTTCTGCTGCTTCAGAGGAAGAAATTTGGAGTGCACGGAATTTTCTTTTGCAGCAGTATTCTGGTCatgaaagaagtgaggaatctaTAGAAGCTGCTTTTGAGAAAATATTGATGGCAAGCTTCCAGCATAGGAAAAAGACAAAGATTAATTTGAAAACCAGGTTGAAGAAGCAAGTAGATGAGTCTCCACCTTGGATTAAGAACTTACTGAATTTTGTAGAACTTCCTCCAACTGATGTTATCTTCAGAAGATTGTTTCTTTTCGCATTTATGGGTGGCTGGAGTATTATGAACTCGGCCGAAGGTGGACCTGCTTTTCAGGTTAGTTCAATATTCTTCCAGTAAACATATGCTTTCCTTTATAATGTAATCTCAGATTCTCAATATATATGCATAAACATATCTTTAGTGATGTTCCAAAGGCTATTGCTTTTGTTGGGAAGTAATCAAAGGGCTATAACATTGGAGCTACATGCTTTGAATTTTAGTTAGGCCGTTAAGAGTGGCAAAGGAAAAGAGTACCTGGGAAGTTGCCACAAAATGGATACCTCTACCTTGCCACATCAGCAATTcttctttcaaattttaattaaaattaataataacaacaataaaaaaaataataagataagTCGAGGTATATGTAAGCTGGCCTGGGCACTCACACACATGTGAGTGTTCAGGTTATAAGAAGATAAGGAAAAATATAGGGAAAGCAGAGAGTTCAGGATTATAAGCCCATCTTCATCATTTGCTGTAGTAATGCCGTAAGCTATTTGCTTCTTCAATTCTCCTCTTTGTGACAATGATCGTGATTTTAGTGGGTTGAATATTCAAATTCTGGATCTTGATTATCATCCAGGAAGGGTTAGATTATTGTGTTAGTTCTGCTATGTCCTGTAAGATTTAGTGTTAAATTGAACACTTTGAAATTAAGAATAGATGGGTGCACAGAATCTTGAAGACTATACGGATGTAAGATAAAGGTTGTGATCAAGGGAAGGGTGCTTATCTTGCTAATCTAGTAGTCATTTTCACCAAATCCATCCATCGCAGTCGCTGTACTTCATGTGTTCATCTTAGCTTTCTTGCTCTTCCTCTAGTCAAGCAGTTTTCAAATTATGCGAACTTGTTCATTTAGGGCTGTCCCACCTAAAAACACATTgtctttttttctcaaatttggGTGCTGTTGAGATGCTTTAGGCCACCACATTCATTTCTGATTAAACTTTGTATATCAATCATTGCAGGTTGCAGTGTCCTTGGCGGCTTGCATATATTTCCTAAACGAGAAGACAAAAAGTTTGGCTCGAGCTTCCATTATAGGGTAAGACTTTGCACAAATTGCTTATCTCATTATTTatctcaaacaaaaaaaaatcaaaaccctTTGGTTCATCTGCTCCCTCTTACTGTTCTACAGATTTGGTTCTCTTGTGGTCGGTTGGGTATGCGGTTCGTTGGTTGGTCCGAGTATTCCTTCGTTTCTATTGCAACCGACGTGGTCACTCGAACTTCTTACATCTCTAGTAGTATACTTCTTCTTGTTTCTTTCCTGTACTTTTCTCAAATAGATGTCCCTATGTTGTTCTTAGCTTATGATCAAGTAGTGATAAATGGATTTAATGGggaaatttacaaatattattgATCGGAGCCTATCTGTGAGCCTCCATTTTCTTCTTTGATTTCAATTATCATCTCTACTTTTGTTATGACCATTCTATTCCTTTACATCTCAAGATATAAGCCATTGTGGGTGCATTTCGCGTTAgattagtttcttttttaacaTAGAAATGCATCTTTTATCATTATGCTTTCCatttttaacttttcttttcgAGTATAGTTGGATGGTGTAgggaaattttgaattttgaaccATACACCCTGTGATGATATTCGTAAGTTTGTGGTTATGTTCATTTTGATCCTTTCTAAAGTACATTTTTTTGATCCTTTCTAAAGTACATTTTTTCAATTGTTGACTTCACTTAGGTTATAGATTTTACTATAACCacgtttttattattatcattattgaTAAAACAACAACTTTGTGTAAAAGAAAAACCTACTTTCATTGACGaaatgaaaagttaaaaaatatccAAGAAAAACTATTAAAATTGATGAAGCACCAAACTATGAAAGGTTATCTCAACCACATATTCTACTATTTTGTGTCCCTCCAAATACACACTCCAACCTTTTCGAAAGAAACACTCTTTTCATCTAATTGATTGACCATATCACAATAAGCTCTTTGATGGACTTAGTTTAAAACTAAATACCTCAAAAGAAATGTTTACTAACAAATTCCTTATAAATACAATTTCATAATAAATGATTTAAATCTTCCTTTGTCCTAAAAAATTGTCTCGTTTGGTATTCCAAGCTAAAATATTGTCTTAAAGGAAGTAGTTTATTTATCTATATAagcttttctttcaaaaaaattcgTTAAACTTTAACCCTAAACAAACTTGTTTGTTTTATTTACCAATGATATAAATTTTAAGATGATAGATTTTCAAGAGATCGACACATTctataaaagacaaaaaatatCACATGTTTTTCCTAACTTGTTTCAAAAGTATATTTTGcctaaataattttaaaactataatatTGTTCTAATTAACCCTTGAAGCTTAATAATTCTTCGTCgtattcttattattataacaATAGAGtacaaaaccaaaaccaaaaccaaaaccgTCTGACTCCTCATTTTGTATTTATTCGTATTAATTGTAATAACTAACAAATTGATTAATATGGTTTTATGatacaaaatttcatatttcgAAAATACTAAACTACATATCGATTAATTTAGATATTTCATTTCAAGGTATGTAATAAAACAGAAGCATACTATTAATTTAATGACTCTTTTTCTCCATCATTATTAATTCAATTCTTCGCATTTAATGAGAGattcgaaagaaaaaaaaaaaagaacactttcaaccataatttaaattatttttctcaaaACATAAACATCTTGAAAACTATCCTAATACAAAATAAATAGCTAACCATTTAATATCTACCAACATATTAGATTTAAACTACTAAGTTCCAACCATTAATTTCAAGTCGTTGGTATTACAAATTCTGTTAATTGAAACATATTAGACATCAAACTATGATATACTTATCGATATGTTTCCATGAAATTTCTAATAAAGAGAACAAATTATGATAATTCACACAAATTAGACATCTATATTATAACTGAAGTCAAAACATATAGATATTGATACATGATTAGTGAAATCTGTAATTCATAATAATCTTTGTTTCAACCACAAGAATGTTAATTGAAGTTAATTTAAGCATAACCACTATACTTAGGATACCTTGGAGGAGCTTTGTTGTTCCTGGTTGCGCAACATCCTATGCAATAGACAATCGTCACGATCCCGAGCACGCAACCGTTAAAAATGGCCAAATGTCTCCACTCCTTCCTCACGTTCACCAACACTCCTCCTTTGCACGCATCGCACTCGTAGCATAATCTCAATTGTTCGTTGCTCCATTTCTTACAATCACCGCCCGCTACCGCTGCTCCCTTCCTTGATTTAGGCACCGTCCAGAACGTCGCGTTCTTGAACTCAAATCCACACTCCGATGGCGGCTTACAGCATCCGGACTTCACCAAAACAGATCACACAACAATTGTAACagagtatatttatatatatacgtaTATTGATTGAAACTGGTTGAATCGGAAAGGGATATAAAAATTAAGCTAATTAATCCGTGGTTTAATTGTTGTAGTTCGATTTTGTTTTAATCGTGATCGAAATGAGAATTCATCTATTGTAGACGAAAACCGTAGGCATATTATgcgaaaattaaaattataacgTACCTGAATAGGCGATAAATTCTTCTTGTAAAACTCATCGGGAACTTGAGGAATATTATTATTGCCAAGACTTTCACAAATCTTAGCATCAATCAAACAACTTCTAATTTCATCCCAATTCTTACGATTCACAACATATTTTTGCAACCAATTGGAGTAATCTCCAAGGCGATACTCCTTATATCCTTTTCCCGACACCGTTGTTCCAACGCCTTTATTCGTAACCAAAATAGTGAAAATCGTGAAGGCTAGGATTCCAAGGATCAAGAGAAACAAAACAACCAGGTAGAGGTAGAGTACGAAATTGAGGCGGCAGAAAGATCCTACGAGACCTAGCAAGGAGACGACGAAGAGGAAGATTCCGAGTACGAGGAGAGGGTCTTGGATTACCTTCTGACAGTCGGAAGGGCCACGGATTCGGAAGTAGAGAGAGGCGGCAATTCCTATGAGGCCGAGGATGAGAGTGCAGCAGTTCAAAACTCCGACGACGGCGTTGCTCAGGCGAGGCATTTTTGTTTAGAGAGAAAAGAGGTAATGAGAGCGAAAGAGAAGGGCGTGGTGATGAGTTTTGTGTTAAATTTTTTTCATGCAAAAAGCGAAAACCAACTGGAAACGGTTATctaatttcctttttttattttctatttgtttttattattagttGTTATGTAATAACCGTCATTTTGCACGTGACTTTCACGCCTTCCTATATCCCACGAATCACATAACGCCACGTCCCCACGTTCatataatcaaattaatattcaataaaactatataacaaaaagataaaaagggaaaaaaaaaaaaaaaacagcttTTCCACGTCACATTAACTGTTTTGTTTTTCATCTCATTTAAAAATTAatgaactttttgaaaaaattattgatCTCTACGTGCACTCGAactcatttcttttttttttttttttttttgtgttatgATTCTGATACACACACATTATTCATTTTATATTCAATTATCCATTCAATATGctttttgttgtatttaaaaCCAATATTGATATCTGACTGTATGTACCTATATTAATACCTATCATAGATAATACTAATGACATTtatatattgatctaaatacAAAATATATCGATTGAGATTCATTACTATCGAACAATATTGATTACTCATACGTAAACCTTACCatatcaaaaaagaaaaggaaacctaCCCAAAACCCAACTAATTTCAAATGTGGGTTTGAACTTTTGAATTAGGACCCCAACACCTACCACCAACCTAACTATACTTTAAAAtgttaaatcttaaaaaaaaaataaaataaaagtaaacatttttcctcttcttttgcAAATTaaaggttttctttttttcttgcaAAGTTAGGCAACACACATGGCTCTAATAAAATAATGAATTACTTTACATTTTATACATtaatgtattaaaaaaaaaaattaagcctTTGTGTTTTACTATTCTTGAATTGGTTAAAGACATTAACATAAATTAAATGTTAACAAATCTAAAAAAACACAATTTTATATCATTACATATCTATTAGATACATAATTTAAAAATTCAGTCGACCTTTCTAGACGTCTTATATATTGTTTATAGTGTCTAAAATTTACTTGTTAGTAAGTCATGAAACTTTAATATATAACAATGTTGTACCGAAAATATTTCACAAATATAACTAAATATATATTACCATCTTTCATGATAGATTTTATTTGTGTCTGACTTATTTAgacaaataataaaattttgatatatttgtaaatattttagtttattttactatatttgaaaataacactgtttttaattattttaactaattACCTTTTTATAGTTTCGATGTTAATGTGGATTaggtaattaaaaataattatgaagTGAAATCCTAATTTAATTTCGAGAGTAATAAAAAATAGTgaagttttaattaattataattctttAAAACTAATTAATCACATTAGTactaaaaaaggaaaagaaaactcaaaattgaattttgaaaagtaatattgaatgggatagttgcaaatgtagcaattttatttaaaataattaagtatataacactattttaaaaaattgca
The sequence above is drawn from the Cucumis melo cultivar AY chromosome 2, USDA_Cmelo_AY_1.0, whole genome shotgun sequence genome and encodes:
- the LOC103494090 gene encoding protein CHAPERONE-LIKE PROTEIN OF POR1, chloroplastic, encoding MASVSITKLDLATPFLAQNLPGRLNRLNGKPFRALFRSPKCVLDTPYEGNVTKFPRIRVWDPYKRLGVSSAASEEEIWSARNFLLQQYSGHERSEESIEAAFEKILMASFQHRKKTKINLKTRLKKQVDESPPWIKNLLNFVELPPTDVIFRRLFLFAFMGGWSIMNSAEGGPAFQVAVSLAACIYFLNEKTKSLARASIIGFGSLVVGWVCGSLVGPSIPSFLLQPTWSLELLTSLVVYFFLFLSCTFLK
- the LOC127148127 gene encoding tetraspanin-11-like, which translates into the protein MPRLSNAVVGVLNCCTLILGLIGIAASLYFRIRGPSDCQKVIQDPLLVLGIFLFVVSLLGLVGSFCRLNFVLYLYLVVLFLLILGILAFTIFTILVTNKGVGTTVSGKGYKEYRLGDYSNWLQKYVVNRKNWDEIRSCLIDAKICESLGNNNIPQVPDEFYKKNLSPIQSGCCKPPSECGFEFKNATFWTVPKSRKGAAVAGGDCKKWSNEQLRLCYECDACKGGVLVNVRKEWRHLAIFNGCVLGIVTIVYCIGCCATRNNKAPPRYPKYSGYA